In one Plasmodium vivax chromosome 4, whole genome shotgun sequence genomic region, the following are encoded:
- a CDS encoding RNA-binding protein, putative (encoded by transcript PVX_003860A) gives MATEEAPPRASSGGNRKYRKEKPWDNENIDHWKVEKFTREDNKHHFLEESSFKVLFPKYREKYLQQFSTDIKNVLNNHFIKFEMNLIEGYMCVKTTKKTFDPYIIIKARDMISLLSRSVPFTHAKRVLEDETFCDIIKISTYVRNRNKFIKRRQRLLGSNGTTLKALEILTSCYICVHGKTVSVIGFFKALKVVRRIIIDCMKNIHPVYHIKELIAKRELQKNEEFKNENWEKYLPNFKKRNAQRRKIKQKLEKKKGAKKEEKSVFPPDQLPRKIDIQMETGEYFMRRSSGGVKGKEVAGE, from the coding sequence ATGGCGACGGAGGAAGCCCCCCCTCGCGCTTCCTCGGGGGGAAATCGAAAGTACAGGAAGGAGAAACCCTGGGACAACGAAAACATAGACCACTGGAAAGTAGAAAAGTTCACGAGGGAGGACAACAAGCACCACTTCCTAGAGGAGTCGAGCTTCAAAGTGCTCTTCCCAAAGTACAGGGAAAAGTACCTGCAGCAGTTCAGCactgatataaaaaatgtattaaacaatcactttataaaatttgaaatgAATTTAATAGAAGGATACATGTGTGTGAAGACGACCAAGAAAACGTTTGACCCGTATATCATAATAAAGGCGAGGGACATGATCTCCCTTCTTTCGAGGAGTGTCCCCTTCACTCATGCCAAGCGAGTGCTGGAAGACGAAACGTTCTGtgacattataaaaattagcaCCTACGTAAGGAACAGAAATAAGTTTATCAAACGAAGGCAGAGGCTGCTAGGCAGTAATGGCACCACCTTAAAGGCCCTGGAAATTCTAACCAGCTGCTACATCTGCGTGCACGGGAAAACCGTGAGCGTCATTGGGTTCTTCAAGGCGCTGAAGGTGGTGAGGAGGATCATCATCGACTGCATGAAGAACATCCACCCGGTTTATCACATTAAAGAGTTAATCGCCAAGAGGGAACTCCAAAAGAatgaagaatttaaaaacgaaaacTGGGAGAAGTACCTCCCCAATTTTAAGAAGCGAAATGCACAGAGGaggaaaattaaacaaaagctggaaaagaagaagggcgccaagaaggaggagaagtccGTGTTCCCCCCCGACCAGCTGCCCCGAAAAATTGACATCCAGATGGAGACGGGTGAGTACTTCATGCGCCGCAGCAGCGGGGGAGTGAAAGGGAAGGAAGTAGCAGGTGAATGA